One segment of Rosa chinensis cultivar Old Blush chromosome 6, RchiOBHm-V2, whole genome shotgun sequence DNA contains the following:
- the LOC112170486 gene encoding sodium/proton antiporter 1 isoform X1, with product MSSIDFEACNFEANYKPKTYLLKAIAIFAAAATGTVAVAINHSWVAANQDVAMALLFGIGYAGIIFEESLAFNKSGVGLIMAVCLWTVRSIGAPSTDIAVAELQHASAEVSEIVFFLLGAMTIVEVVDSHLGFNLVTDSITTQKPRTLLWVVGFVTFFLGSILDNLTCTIVMVSLLRKLVPPSDFRKILGGVVVIAANAGGTWTPIGDVTTTMLWIHGQISTVETMKGLFIPAVVSVAVPLALLSLTSEASGDGPDTSNVMASKQMAPRGQLIVFFVGFGALIFVPVFKSLTGLPPYMGMLLGLGVLWMLTDTIHCGESQRQRLKVPQALSRIDTQGALFFLGILLSVSSLEAAGILRELANYLDAHIPNIELTAISIGIVSAIIDNVPLVAAAMGMYDVASFPQDSEFWQLVVYCAGTGGSMLVIGSAAGVAFMGMEKVDFFWYFRKVSGFAFAGYAAGIAAYLAAQNLHISIPTTVAQIVICLPQPVTRFNGRRRKQEPAQ from the exons ATGAGCTCAATTGATTTTGAGGCTTGTAATTTTGAGGCCAATTACAAGCCAAAGACTTATTTGCTGAAAGCTATAGCAATATTTGCGGCAGCTGCAACAGGGACGGTGGCGGTGGCAATTAACCACTCATGGGTTGCTGCTAATCAG GATGTTGCCATGGCACTGCTATTTGGAATAGGATATGCAGGCATTATTTTTGAAGAATCTCTGGCCTTCAACAAGAGCGGAGTGGGTTTGATAATGGCTGTATGCTTGTGGACAGTGAGAAGTATTGGT GCTCCTTCAACTGATATAGCTGTTGCAGAGTTACAACATGCATCTGCTGAAGTCAGTGAAATAGTGTTTTTCTTGCTTGGTGCAATGACAATTGTAGAGGTCGTTGATTCTCATCTAGGATTTAATCTGGTCACTGACAGTATAACTACTCAAAAGCCGAGAACACTCCTCTGGGTG GTTGGTTTTGTGACTTTCTTCCTTGGTTCAATTCTTGACAACCTGACGTGTACCATTGTCATGGTCTCTTTATTGCGAAAACTAGTGCCTCCCTCAGACTTCCGCAA GATTTTAGGAGGAGTTGTTGTCATAGCTGCAAATGCTGGTGGTACGTGGACTCCTATTGGTGATGTTACCACCACTATGTTATGGATACATGGTCAGATATCAACAGTGGAGACAATGAAG GGATTATTTATACCAGCAGTCGTTTCTGTTGCTGTTCCACTGGCACTTTTGTCCCTTACAAG TGAAGCAAGTGGTGATGGACCAGACACATCCAATGTTATGGCATCCAAACAGATGGCTCCCCGGGGACAGctaattgttttctttgtagGCTTCGGAGCTTTGATTTTTGTTCCAGTTTTCAAGTCCCTAACTGGTTTGCCTCCTTACATGGGTATGCTGCTGGGACTTGGAGTCCTTTGGATGCTGACTGATACAATCCACTGTGGTGAATCGCAAAGACAAAGGTTGAAAGTACCTCAGGCTTTGTCACGGATTGACACTCAAGGAGCGCTTTTCTTCCTTGGAATTCTTTTATCTGTTAGCAG CCTGGAGGCTGCAGGAATTCTTCGGGAATTAGCAAACTACCTGGATGCTCATATTCCCAATATTGAACTGACTGCAATTTCAATAGGAATTGTCTCAGCAATTATAGACAATGTTCCACTGGTTGCTGCAGCTATGGGGATGTACGATGTTGCCTCTTTTCCCCAGGACTCTGAGTTTTGGCAGCTGGTTGTGTATTGTGCTGGTACTGGTGGATCCATGCTAGTTATTGGTTCTGCAGCCGGAGTTGCTTTTATGGGAATGGAAAAGGTGGACTTCTTCTGGTACTTTCGCAAG GTGAGTGGGTTTGCTTTTGCCGGTTATGCTGCTGGTATTGCAGCCTATTTAGCGGCTCAAAACCTCCACATCTCAATACCAACAACCGTAGCtcag ATCGTGATTTGTCTTCCGCAACCAGTTACCAGATTCAATGGGAGAAGAAGGAAGCAAGAACCAGCTCAGTGA
- the LOC112170486 gene encoding sodium/proton antiporter 1 isoform X2, with amino-acid sequence MSSIDFEACNFEANYKPKTYLLKAIAIFAAAATGTVAVAINHSWVAANQDVAMALLFGIGYAGIIFEESLAFNKSGVGLIMAVCLWTVRSIGAPSTDIAVAELQHASAEVSEIVFFLLGAMTIVEVVDSHLGFNLVTDSITTQKPRTLLWVVGFVTFFLGSILDNLTCTIVMVSLLRKLVPPSDFRKILGGVVVIAANAGGTWTPIGDVTTTMLWIHGQISTVETMKGLFIPAVVSVAVPLALLSLTSEASGDGPDTSNVMASKQMAPRGQLIVFFVGFGALIFVPVFKSLTGLPPYMGMLLGLGVLWMLTDTIHCGESQRQRLKVPQALSRIDTQGALFFLGILLSVSSLEAAGILRELANYLDAHIPNIELTAISIGIVSAIIDNVPLVAAAMGMYDVASFPQDSEFWQLVVYCAGTGGSMLVIGSAAGVAFMGMEKVDFFWYFRKVSGFAFAGYAAGIAAYLAAQNLHISIPTTVAQVPFLFGS; translated from the exons ATGAGCTCAATTGATTTTGAGGCTTGTAATTTTGAGGCCAATTACAAGCCAAAGACTTATTTGCTGAAAGCTATAGCAATATTTGCGGCAGCTGCAACAGGGACGGTGGCGGTGGCAATTAACCACTCATGGGTTGCTGCTAATCAG GATGTTGCCATGGCACTGCTATTTGGAATAGGATATGCAGGCATTATTTTTGAAGAATCTCTGGCCTTCAACAAGAGCGGAGTGGGTTTGATAATGGCTGTATGCTTGTGGACAGTGAGAAGTATTGGT GCTCCTTCAACTGATATAGCTGTTGCAGAGTTACAACATGCATCTGCTGAAGTCAGTGAAATAGTGTTTTTCTTGCTTGGTGCAATGACAATTGTAGAGGTCGTTGATTCTCATCTAGGATTTAATCTGGTCACTGACAGTATAACTACTCAAAAGCCGAGAACACTCCTCTGGGTG GTTGGTTTTGTGACTTTCTTCCTTGGTTCAATTCTTGACAACCTGACGTGTACCATTGTCATGGTCTCTTTATTGCGAAAACTAGTGCCTCCCTCAGACTTCCGCAA GATTTTAGGAGGAGTTGTTGTCATAGCTGCAAATGCTGGTGGTACGTGGACTCCTATTGGTGATGTTACCACCACTATGTTATGGATACATGGTCAGATATCAACAGTGGAGACAATGAAG GGATTATTTATACCAGCAGTCGTTTCTGTTGCTGTTCCACTGGCACTTTTGTCCCTTACAAG TGAAGCAAGTGGTGATGGACCAGACACATCCAATGTTATGGCATCCAAACAGATGGCTCCCCGGGGACAGctaattgttttctttgtagGCTTCGGAGCTTTGATTTTTGTTCCAGTTTTCAAGTCCCTAACTGGTTTGCCTCCTTACATGGGTATGCTGCTGGGACTTGGAGTCCTTTGGATGCTGACTGATACAATCCACTGTGGTGAATCGCAAAGACAAAGGTTGAAAGTACCTCAGGCTTTGTCACGGATTGACACTCAAGGAGCGCTTTTCTTCCTTGGAATTCTTTTATCTGTTAGCAG CCTGGAGGCTGCAGGAATTCTTCGGGAATTAGCAAACTACCTGGATGCTCATATTCCCAATATTGAACTGACTGCAATTTCAATAGGAATTGTCTCAGCAATTATAGACAATGTTCCACTGGTTGCTGCAGCTATGGGGATGTACGATGTTGCCTCTTTTCCCCAGGACTCTGAGTTTTGGCAGCTGGTTGTGTATTGTGCTGGTACTGGTGGATCCATGCTAGTTATTGGTTCTGCAGCCGGAGTTGCTTTTATGGGAATGGAAAAGGTGGACTTCTTCTGGTACTTTCGCAAG GTGAGTGGGTTTGCTTTTGCCGGTTATGCTGCTGGTATTGCAGCCTATTTAGCGGCTCAAAACCTCCACATCTCAATACCAACAACCGTAGCtcaggttccttttctttttggatcCTGA
- the LOC112170802 gene encoding uncharacterized protein LOC112170802: MVTTFNFNSHPTFFPNLVSLDNSHSLCEEMAVAQVSASLSVSIRDASAISSASPVRLPVLNFGRTGTAFATGSPLIIRTCHQRKETGRSMALSVRSEQSTKEGGLDVWLGRLGMVGFTAAIGVEIATGKGLLENFGLTSPLPTAALAVTALIESYSILFTFFISYSYYCPLLVFALISRDLSLCFFIYKLIGFSTQFPSLVIVLLLITSFFWFVGMGGAISRLAKRFFPKNGVRILMVGLDASGKTTILYKLKLGEIVSTVPTIGFNVETIEYRNITFTVWDVGGQDKIRPLWRHYFKNTQGLIFTVDSNDRERIPEARNELHRILSESELSNAVVLVLANKQDLPNAMCATEVADKLALHLLGQRSWYIQSTSAISGQGLYEGLDWLSNTISTTKK, from the exons ATGGTCACCACCTTCAATTTCAACTCCCACCCTACCTTTTTTCCCAATTTGGTTTCCCTCGacaactctcactctctctgtgAAGAAATGGCTGTGGCTCAGGTCTCTGCTTCTCTCTCGGTTTCCATCAGAG ATGCAAGTGCAATTAGCTCAGCCAGTCCTGTTCGGCTTCCTGTCTTGAATTTCGGTAGAACTGGGACGGCCTTTGCTACTGGTTCTCCTCTCA TCATTAGGACATGTCATCAAAGGAAGGAGACTGGAAGATCAATGGCACTTTCCGTAAGGAGTGAGCAAAGCACCAAGGAGGGCGGTTTGGATGTATGGCTTGGCCGGCTTGGGATGGTTGGCTTTACTGCGGCTATTGGTGTCGAGATAGCAACAGGGAAGGGACTTCTAGAG AACTTTGGGCTCACAAGTCCCCTACCCACCGCTGCTTTGGCTGTTACAGCATTG ATAGAATCTTATTCTATTCTGTTCACCTTTTTCATAAGCTACAGCTACTATTGTCCCCTTCTGGTCTTTGCTTTGATCTCAAgagatctctctctctgcttcttTATATATAAACTGATAGGTTTTTCTACTCAGTTCCCAAGTCTTGTAATTGTTTTACTCCTGATTActtctttcttttggtttgtTGGAATGGGTGGAGCCATTTCTAGACTTGCAAAGAGGTTCTTTCCAAAGAATGGAGTGAGGATATTAATGGTGGGTCTTGATGCTTCCGGAAAGACTACCATCCTCTACAAGCTAAAGCTAGGAGAGATTGTTTCAACAGTACCCACAATTG GTTTCAATGTGGAGACAATAGAGTACAGGAACATCACCTTCACTGTTTGGGATGTTGGAGGACAAGACAAG ATAAGGCCTTTGTGGAGGCATTACTTTAAGAACACTCAAGGACTTATATTTACTGTGGACAGCAATGACAGGGAACGAATCCCAGAAGCTCGCAATGAGCTTCATCGTATTCTAAGCGAG AGTGAACTCAGCAATGCAGTAGTCCTGGTCCTCGCTAATAAGCAAGACCTTCCAAATGCTATGTGTGCTACCGAGGTTGCTGATAAACTTGCACTCCACTTACTTGGTCAACGTTCCTG GTACATCCAAAGTACTTCTGCAATCTCTGGCCAAGGACTCTATGAAGGTCTTGATTGGCTATCTAATACCATCAGTACTACCAAGAAATGA
- the LOC121049941 gene encoding uncharacterized protein LOC121049941 has translation MHFSMSISQIELLNGSNFKKWKSDIELNLGVLDYDHVLKEDPPEALPAIASKESKEKYEKWYKHNKMALIMIKKSITENVIGGIPDSEFAKVFFNSIAEKYKVSNKAETGKLMKSLMRLQFNGKGSVREYILKGSDIAGKLRGLNMAVEDPFLLRMKLRRREKKCQ, from the exons ATGCACTTTTCAATGAGCATAAGTCAGATTGAGTTGCTGAATGGCTCAAATTTCAAGAAATGGAAGAGTGACATTGAATTGAATCTGGGAGTTCTAGACTATGATCATGTTTTGAAAGAAGATCCACCAGAAGCATTGCCCGCAATTGCAAGCaaggaaagcaaagaaaaatatgagaagtGGTACAAGCACAATAAGATGGCACTGATCATGATCAAGAAGAGCATAACTGAGAATGTGATAGGAGGTATTCCAGACTCAGAGTTTGCAAAAGTGTTCTTCAATTCCATTGCAGAAAAATACAAGGTTTCCAACAAAGCAGAAACTGGAAAGCTTATGAAATCTCTCATGAGGTTGCAGTTCAATGGAAAAGGGAGTGTTAGAGAATATATATTGAAGGGTTCTGACATTGCTGGGAAACTCAGAGGACTAAACATGGCTGTTGAAGATCCATTCCTT TTGAGGATGAAATtaagaagaagggaaaagaaGTGTCAGTGA